ATTATCAGATCGGAGTGAATGCTTAATGGAGATTCATGCTCAGTGGTATGGAGAATGGAGTACATATTGGCACAAATACAAATGGCAACCTTTATGTAGTGAACATCGAGCGCTCAGTGATTGTTTAGCAGCATTAAACGTTATTAAAATTATGGCAGCAGATAGTGATACCATCGAATATCCTGAAGGAGTTGAGCCACTTGATGAATAATAGTTGCATTCTAATGAATTTAATTTTACCATCGGGTTGTACCGTTGAATTTGTGCAGGCAGAACGTGCCTATCGAATTACCTGCCCTGATGTCTACACGGCTCAATGGGTGTTTAATAATCGGCAAAATTTATATAGTGTGATGAAACAAGGGGAAATGTTAAGAATCAAGAGTCAGGGGTTTGAACAAATTACTTATCCGTTGGCTTAGGATATAATGATACATAATTATAACAATAATTTATGGAAACATCAATCAACAAGAGTATTTCGCATGAAGCCGTAATTTTTATACCTGGATTATCACCTCAAGAAAAGGGAGTTTGCCTTGAGCTTATTAGTAATGGACTTAGTAACCTAGAAGATTTTAGCTTTGAGGATAAAGGTGAAGCTCAAATTCAGGGATATACTGGAAAAAGATTTTGTTTTTATGATAAAGATAATAATATTTCCAGAGAAATAGATATATATGAAGCCTATTGGCAAGATTTAGTTGCTGAGAACAAATTAAGCAATAAAGAGTTGAAAATAAAAATATTTCAGGGATTTGGTCTATTTATTGACTGGATTTTCTCCCGTGTATGGAAAGTTGTTTTTGAAGTTTCTTATTCAAGTGTATGTTTTTTGATCTCTTCTTTACTAATGGTGTTTTGGTATTACGGAATTGTAGCAATAGCAATGACAACAATTGGTGAAAATCATAACTTTTTTGGACAGTCCATTCCTGACGACTTAGCAAAAGCTATTTCTTTAATCGCTAATTCTATGGTTAATTGGCAAATTTGGATTATTGTCAGCCTGATTTTAACTTTTTTGCCTGTAGAGGGAATTGTAGATCAGTTTTATTTTGTAACCCAATATCTAAGAAATGATGAAGAAGGAATTAGTCTAAGAACCAAAACTCGTAATCGAGTAATACCGCTTCTCAATAATTTGTTAAGTAATTATGAAAAAGTAACAGTTGTTGCTTATAGTTTTGGAGTAATGATTAGCACAGATGTTCTAGCAGATTATAATCCTTCAACTACTCAATTGATTCCTCTACGCTATATTACTTTAGGTGGAACTTTAAAATTTCTTTCTTATAAATCAGTTAATCTTCAGAAAGAAATACAAAAATGCTTAGATAATAAAGTAATATCCAACTGGATAGATTATTATTCTAATCAAGATTGGTTTGGATCAAAAACACCTGTACCACAGAAAAAAACCTCTATTGAAATTGAATTTCATAAAACTCCTATTGACAGTTCTTTATGGGAAAAGATAACAGGAAAAACTCATTTTTACTATTTGTTTAATCCGATTTGGATCAAAATGTTGTTAAAAGAATAAACTCAGATAATACGGTGAGTAGAGGATTAGGAAAGTATAGCTTATTTAATTTCGTTCCAAAAATCTTTTAATTTTCCAAACTTATATTGCTTTATAATATTATCCCAATTCCCTTGTAATTCATTGATCTGGTGATTACTTAAGTACCAAGATAAGGGGGCATCTTTACCTTCAAAAGTAATAGTAATACTGTGAAAAATATCTTCAAGTTTTTTGTTCTTTAATTCATTCTTTTTATTCTCAATTTTATGCCGAATCAAATCAATTTTACTTTTAATTAACTTGCTATCTAGCTGATTCCGAGCAATTTGAGTTGATTCTTTAATATTAAATAGTGTCAATAATGGGCCAGTTAACTCTGTAAACCAACCCAGAAACCCATTTTCCTCTCTGATGTCTTCAGTTGGAAAGTGATTAATTTGGATGAATATAACTCGTTCAACTATTGAATCATTCATTAAATCTTCTATATTTTTATCTAACCATTCAAGTGCAGTAAAAGTTCCAAAATTATCAAAATAACCCCCATCGGCGACATGATAAATAACAGGTTTTGTATCAGTAACAGTTTTTGTATCAGTATCAACTTTTTTATCAATAACAGGTTCTTTTTTTAAAGATGAATGATAAGGTCTTGATGAAGGCGTAACATAAGGGAAACTAGCAGAAAGTCTAGCGGCAGTAGTCACATCTAAATCATACCGTTGTTGATATAAAGCCTGAAAATCTTTGGCTTTCATATCTTCATCTGTTTTACTTTTAAACTGTATCGGAGAAATCAAGAATCGCCGACCACCTTCTAATAAAGTTCCATTGAAAACGGGAATTGGAATAAGTCCCTCGTCAACTTTTTCTCTCCAATCAGCTAACGTTGTCTCTTGATTTTTTGATTTTAATTTTAACTGTTTTTTCCAATACCATTCTAGGGAATAACCACGATCACTATATTTTAAGAATAAATCTAATGCAGAAGGCTTAGTTTCTTTAGAATCTGTTTTAAGTTTTCCACTGACTCTATTTTTATCCGAAATAAACTTGATAGCTTGATTTAAAAGTATTAAAAGTCCCCAAGGAACAGCAAAAAATTTCATCATGTCAGGATAAGCAATTCCCCAACCCACAGCATCTAACCAATCTTTAGTAGCATTCTTAAAAATACTATCAAGAGATTGATCATCAGGACAATACTTGCTGTCATCAAACTGATCAAGGAAAAACATTGTTCCTACAGAACCACCAGATACAGCACTAATCAAGCCAATAGATTGAGTAAATGACTCTCCTAGCTCCTTTTGTAAACCACATAAAACTTTTGCTGTCCAACCTGAAGCTTGAATTCCACCTCCACTTGTTGCAACAACAACTAAAGTCTTATTATTACTTTTTCCTAAACGTCTTTTAATTATTTTCTTAAAATTATCTTTTAGCTGTTCTTCTTCATTAATTTCATGTTTTTGGCAGTCTTTCTCAGTAACAGACTTAGATTCTTTCTCAGTAACAGAATTAGGTATTTTTAGCTCAAAAAAGCTATCTATAGAGAAAATCAAATATAGGGAGCCCGATAATGAAACAATAATTAAGGTAATCGGAAGATGCCAAACATCTGTCCAAAAGCTTAACCCACTAAAGAACCCTGTTAAAACCCAAACCATCAATAAAAGATAAAATAATGCAGGAGCAGATCGTCTTTGAGTTAAATTCTTTAATGGTTCATCTCCACCCTGTATTTTTTTAGGATCAAATAAAAAGAACCCTAGTACATAAACAACCCAACCTACAATAAATAATGACAAAAACTCTGAAGTATATTCTGGATTATTTGCTATTTCATCAAAATCTAGTGATTTTTCAAGTTGGTATGAATGATTCAGATTTAATGGATATAAATTAGTCGGATAAATAAGCTCAATTTGATTATATAAGATTAGTGTTAATATAAGGGTTAAAATTAAAATAAGAGATGTTCCTATAACAGAATACTTAATTTCACTTTGTCTCTTTTTATCAACCTGAATTTGATTTCCAAGTTTTTTATTAAACTTTAATTTATTTAATTCTTCTCGTTTATATTCACAATAGTTTTGATTTATTATTCCCCAGTCACAGAGTGTTAAACGAATTGTCAATATCCATGTAGGAGAAGCCAGAATTATTATTGATATTAATGATAATAGATCTAAATTTATACCGTTAACGTTAATGTTAAATATAGTAGATAAAGGTTCAATATCGAAGCGTTCAGAAGCATTTATTACAATCAAATTAAAAGAACAAACAATCATTGCTGCTGTTCCAATGGAAAAACCGAGTACAGTTATTAATTGACCCACCCCACGCATAACAAAAAGATTTTCTAAAAGGTTCTTTATAATTTTTATTGATGAAATAATAGGAAAAAAGAACAACATTAAGCCAGCAATAATTGGCATTCGTAATAAAGCTAGATATTTCTTAATTATAATTAAATTTGGTTCTTCATTCATCAAAAAAACGACAAAGAACACTAACAAAGCTAGGAAAGGTATTCCTAAATAGATCCCGTAATACTTAGAAAAATGCGATTTTTCTTTTTCTTGAGTCATCTATTTAAAAGTAATGTTTATATAGTGGTTATAAAGCTAATCAAGCTGAAACCGAAGTATAGCAAGGATTTAATCCTACAATACCATGCTAACTCATCAATTATAAATCTCTATAATGTTTATATTTCTTAACCGATTAATCTCATTGGGGCTGCAATGCACCGGGGCAAGGTCGAATAAAGCCGTCTCTTGGGAGGAAGTATTAATCACAGCTTGGATGGCCCACTTTAGTTCCGTACATATAACCGACTTTGCCTGTACCATCTTCAACTCAAACTTTAACCCAGGTATTAAGAAGCTTGGGTTGCTGGTTCAGAAGTGGAGGCGTGGGGTCATCAAAGAGGCTTAGTTGTTTCACAAATTTTGACAAATGTACATTAATATTATTCAGTTTACTTTAAAAACTTATCTTTAATCTCAAACAAATTAAAATTTTAACAAACTGTGTAAAATTCTGTAAATCATACCTGAATGATAAGATTCTGAGCCTAAATTAGAAATGGTTACTATCATATAATTTCGATAATCGCTCTTGTCAAGCTATGAAGTTACTTAAAATTGTATTAATCACTGTTATTAGTTTAGTTTTAATATGTGCGCCTAGTTGGGCTATTCCTAAGACTAATGCTAATGGTGATTATATTTTATCTCCCACAACAGATCGACATGGGATTTCTCAATTCAATTGGGTAGTTACCGACAAAGACCCACAAGGATTAAACTGTCGAATGCTCCAACAATATCAAGGCATTTCTATGGATGATATAGATGCACCAAGTATACTTTTTAAGGATAACTACCACACCATTATCAATTGGCCAGTGATGATAACCTTTAAGACTGGACAGAAGTTGAGGGCGGTAACAACCCAATTCGGCAACAATATTGTATTACGAGATAAGCAAGGTAAACCTTGGATTCCAGTAGCAAGTAACTTAAGAATTGAGCTAGACAAAGGTAGTTGTTTCGTCCGTGCTAACCGTCAATTTATTAAGCCGATTCCAGATGAACCAGAAACTTAGGGTTCATCCAATAAGATGTCCATTTAGCAGCTATATAGGAGTATAACTTAAGTTAAACTTAAGGATAACTATGACGAACTGTTGCTGTACAGAAGTACAATAAATCTGTGTTAACTTTGATAATGCTGAAGAGGGAATGTGATTATGAAAAGGCAGCTACTTTTTAGCTTAACAATAATCTTGACAGTGTTGGAGAATTGTTTTTCACCAGGTTATGCTAACTCAATTTCAACGGTTAAACGCCAATCTCAGCAAATTGCACAGTCACAGGTTAATTGCAATAATCCTAGAGGTGATGTAGAAGTTAGAGCGTGTATCCGGTTAAGATATGAAGCAGCAGATCAGAGATTAAATCAAGTTTACCAACAGATTATTCCAACGTTGAGTAGTGAAGAAAAAGCTTTACTGGTTGAAGCACAGCGAGGCTGGATTCAATTACGTGATAATAACTGCGAATTTGAAGTTTACAGGAGTCGAGGGGGTACGGGTCATAGAGGATTTCTCAATGAATGTTTGGAGCGCATGACTAAACAGCGTACAGCCGAGTTAGAAAATTATTTACAACAGAGATAAACATCTTGACGAATAAAGACATTTATTATTAGGTATGTTATAAAATACCAGATTGGATAATATCATGAAAAACAAATTATTTTTACCTCTAATACTCAGTTTTGGAATTTTATCTATTCAGATAGCACTATCTGGACAGCAGCGTTCCTGGGCTAATGAAGTTTATATCAATAAGATGTGCCAGAGACAACAAGATCTACCTCAAATTGAACGATTTACTGTATATTATCAAGAAGAATTTAGCAGCCCAAATCAAACTTATTGGCTTTATGCAGGTCGATATCAAGATGGAGCCGTAATCTTCTGTATTTCTGAACCTAATTTTAACCAAGCTAGAGAATTAAATGCAGAACCTTTACAATTTCAATTCATTGAGAATATCACTCAAGATTCTAATAATTCTACCTTCTTAATTACAGTACGAGAAGGCAATGGTAGAAATCCTCCGTTAACTAACTATAGATTAGACTTAGTTAATCCTAACAAACCTGTCTTAACTCGTCTATAATATTAATGTTATTTGATTTTATCACTCCCAACTCAACCGCCGACAATTCCTTAGCCTCCATCTCAAACAAATCATTCAACACAGGCTTAACATCAACAAACTTAAAATATTCCGTTAAAGAACCGATGGGATAATTAAAAGCCTTGTAGCGATGTTTAAAATACAATTCAATATTTCCCCGATGCTGCCACAGTCCCAGTAAATTAACTACAATATCATCGTAATG
The Planktothrix tepida PCC 9214 genome window above contains:
- a CDS encoding lysozyme inhibitor LprI family protein, which produces MKRQLLFSLTIILTVLENCFSPGYANSISTVKRQSQQIAQSQVNCNNPRGDVEVRACIRLRYEAADQRLNQVYQQIIPTLSSEEKALLVEAQRGWIQLRDNNCEFEVYRSRGGTGHRGFLNECLERMTKQRTAELENYLQQR